DNA from Daucus carota subsp. sativus chromosome 1, DH1 v3.0, whole genome shotgun sequence:
TTAAGTAGAAAACTGTACTATATGCAGAGTAATTTAAATGTTACTTGCCAGATTAATACATAAAGTAGGCATTTGATTAATCATTTTTGATGCTCAGAGGATGGATGGTTACTTGGAGGATGGCCAGCAGGGGGATGCATTTGAGGTTGAGCTGGTTGTCCTTGGGGTGCAGAGTCCTGAGGTTGGCCTTCGGGTGGGTGGCTTTGGGTTTGATCCTGAGATGGCTGGCTTTGAGGTTGTCCCGGGTGGCTCTCGGGTTGGCCCTGAGGCTGGGCGCCTTGCGGTTGGCCCTGTGGGGGGTAGGCTTGGGGCGGGTATACTTGGGGTGGGTACGCTTGTGGTTGATATTGGGGGTTGTAGCCTTGGGGTGGGTAACCTTGCGGGGGATAGCCTTGAGGCGGACCTTGTGGATAACCATAGGCTGCCTGCCCATAGGCTTGTGGATATCCTACAGGGGGAGGATATGGCTGATCAGTACGTGACATTTGCTGAGGTGGGGGTACTGTCATAGGCTGTGGACCAAACCGACCATCTCGTTTATCCATTTCAATCTTGTGCTGTGTCTGCAACAAAGTAATTGATTATATACTAACCAAAAATGATACAAAAGTATAACATTATAGAGGCTAGGTTGGGTCTATTGCAAAACCGACATCATTTCATTGAATTTTAATAGGAATGAGCCGAATTTCTCTTATTTCAAGAGTGTTGTCGAGCAGAAATCCAATGATAAATAACGGTTATAGTACCTGCATACACGCGCACACCCTAACAAAGATAAAAAGAATAATGCTTAGtcttttaagaattttatttaAGCTGAACATTAAATCTGAAACTCAAAGGAAATTACTTACGTGCAATAGACCATATCAGATAAACAATTGAGCACCTGAGAGGCCTCTGATATTTCATCACTACCGACTATTATCGCGACAAGGGAGAATATACAAGCAAGTTGTTGCAGACAAACCATGAAACCCTGTGTTTCTAGAAGAGATAAGTTAGTTTGCTCGAAAGAGAGAGGGGTGAGGGGAATGCAAGTAAAGGGTAGGAAAACAGTACAATGATGCAATTATCACATTTCGTTGTCTGTATATTAAACTGATCTTGCAAAAGGAAGCGGGTTGATGCTACAGAATTTGCAAAGCAAAGCAAGACCTGTAAATTTGGACAATGTcagtgttagaatataatatgatcctggtcaGCCCTCCTCGTAACATCTCGAGATTTTAGGAGAActgcaaaaattagcatttGGTTTATGTACAAACACTCCAAGGCAATTCCTCTACCTCAGTGCACAGACAAAACTCAGGGCATTTACTTTCTCCGCAACGACCACTGCAGGGCAGATAACCACCACAGCAAACATATCTACGGCATAATACAAGATTAATTTGCACACAGTTAAAAAGATGCAACAACAACAGGGAGCTGAAAACTTGTGTATACCTCGACATATCATTGTAAAGAGCCCGCCTTCGAAGCATGTATGATGCACATGGTGCACTGCAATCCGATCGAACAGGATGTACTTAGATGCAGTATGAAGAGCAAATGCTAAGGCATCAAGTTCTAACCCCgactgatttttaaaaatagtacaaatttttataagtcatgatttgtagttaaaaattagttaatttttgATCTTCAGACTGACCTCCAAATTTTAGCGATCTACTATTTTAATCCCAAATATTTCGAAATCATGATTATGCCACCGGTTATGCATGAAACATTTATAAGTTTGTAGTTTATATTTGAACACACAAGCGCGATCACAGATGTTCATCACAAACAATCACGAACACAACACATTCCGCAAATTcttcataaatttaatatacaacgtgaaagtcttatgacaaaaaaaaataagggaAAAAAAGAGAGTGTGCATACCACAATGCAGCAAAACAGCAAACTGCAAGATCATTACAgaaaattattaatcaaataatataatgatGATAAGTATTAAATAAATGCCAAGAAAGTGAGTTATACATGGTGCATCAGCTGTCATTGTGGAGATGAGATCGGTGTGCCATACATTCCGGTAGCCCTGCCGgatctgcatcttctccagctGCGCCTGCGACGACATTGTTAATTTCTTCTGGATCAAAACAAGCACGTTCACTCTCGCAGCTACAACAGTTTTGTAGATCAATGACAACTCCGGGTTTGTTTTACTGATGCAACCGGATTAATAGACAGGGAGTTAATTATAATACTTGGACAAATTTTTTAACCATATTATAACTGCGTAAAACTAACTATCTAATGTCACTTTGTTATGTAACAAGTTTTTCTAAAAATGATTCATTACTTTAAAGAGATCACCGATATAGATTTcacgagttttttttttttgaaggatTATTTCAGAGAAATGAATCTCTATGTAGATTTGGTTTTTCTTGGTGTTGCGTTCGTGGTTGGATTTCAGATATACGAATCAATTTTGTATCATGATCGTGTTTGCGTGTTTGGACTCCAAATATATGATACAGAAAATACACGACATGACACGAATTGCTATTTTTTGGAgtgtatattaaaaattataacatgCATGTAAAGAACAAAGTGCAAGACGgtaataatttctttttctttatatcTATTCATCCAAACTTTCCTAGAAGTTACAATTTGgtattatatttgataaatatgaTACAGTTGTCACATTGCTGTACATTTCTAATAATTACTGCTTCGAATTTTTGCCTACAAATTCTCTAAACCTTTAATATTCTACTGAATGAAGACAATTATGTATAACCAGGAGTTGTAGCCTTGTGGTGGATAGCCTTAGGGGTGACCTTGTCAATAACCGACACGCGACATCTGCTGAGGTGGGGGTACGGCCATAGGCTGTGAACTAAGCAGGCCATCTCGCTTATCCATTTCGATCTTGTGTTGTGTCTGCAACAAGGCAATTGATCAGTCACTAGCCGAAAAAGAGACAGATGTGCCCTTACAAATGTTAGATTGGGTGTTCTGTAAAATCGGCAAGATTTCATTGAATTTATAATGGAATGAGTAGAATCTCCCTTAGATTCGGGTACTAGAACATGTAGAAATTGGGGTAGTGATGAATTTAGTACCTGCATACACGCGCACACCCTAGCAAAGAGAAACAGAACAATCCTTAGTCCCTTAAGAAATTCATCGAAGCTAAACattaaatctgaaaattttaacaTCACTCACGTGCAATAGACCCAATCAGAAATGCAATTGAGCAACTGAGAGGCCTCT
Protein-coding regions in this window:
- the LOC108199342 gene encoding uncharacterized protein LOC108199342, encoding MSSQAQLEKMQIRQGYRNVWHTDLISTMTADAPFCCFAALCAPCASYMLRRRALYNDMSRYVCCGGYLPCSGRCGESKCPEFCLCTEVLLCFANSVASTRFLLQDQFNIQTTKCDNCIIGFMVCLQQLACIFSLVAIIVGSDEISEASQVLNCLSDMVYCTVCACMQTQHKIEMDKRDGRFGPQPMTVPPPQQMSRTDQPYPPPVGYPQAYGQAAYGYPQGPPQGYPPQGYPPQGYNPQYQPQAYPPQVYPPQAYPPQGQPQGAQPQGQPESHPGQPQSQPSQDQTQSHPPEGQPQDSAPQGQPAQPQMHPPAGHPPSNHPSSEHQK